Proteins from a single region of Eremothecium gossypii ATCC 10895 chromosome VI, complete sequence:
- the RTF1 gene encoding RNA polymerase-associated protein (Syntenic homolog of Saccharomyces cerevisiae YGL244W (RTF1)) — protein sequence MSDLDEDLLALAAGEDGDDGDEDFGVTSQKRSKHDSSGSKKRRVMDEESGDDEDNDNDAGDEEDEDEDDYNPGTEYGFDEGHEASEDEVEEENPYPLLGKYRDDADREHIENMPEMERETLLFERSQEMQKYQERKVLRERAKNIRAQQQRRQQKDGSALRSSGRSTRTTGHSDLRDSKLSELRKQRAKKSGNYDYSAGEDDSDHSDDYVDSDNEDDYDPHDGRQLYREEADEVKWAEDDLDRDAELDDFNKIKVGRSFVAKFCFYPEFNQRVQGCYGRVNIGVDKHTGQAMYRMVKIEKVFLQKPYNMGKFFTNQYFGVTQGKDRKVFQMNFFSDGPILQPEYERYLNQIAKHDINKPSLYTLNNKAKDLTNFVSQPMTPKLTDQIVRNRMQFNKKLTGTNAVLEKTVLRDKLQYARDTNNEKDIAKYSSQLKNLEKRMSSYEKHHENDQTGIRKLDALTSKNRKVNLDKIRHVENVKKEDSATLNVKTDPFSRLKTRTKIYYQEIQQEENEKAQELAKQKQQQDKEEKHDRKQQLLAKFRRLGGLEDALSKLDFRIKLDS from the coding sequence ATGTCAGACCTGGATGAGGATCTATTGGCGCTAGCAGCAGGAGAAGACGGGGATGATGGGGACGAGGACTTTGGCGTAACGTCGCAGAAACGAAGCAAGCATGATAGCAGTGGTTCGAAGAAGCGAAGAGTAATGGACGAGGAGAGTGGAGATGATGAGGACAATGATAATGATGCAGGAGACGAGGAagacgaggacgaggacgatTATAATCCGGGGACGGAGTATGGGTTTGACGAAGGGCACGAGGCCAGCGAGGACGAGGTGGAAGAGGAAAACCCGTATCCGCTGCTCGGCAAGTACCGGGACGACGCAGACCGCGAGCACATCGAGAACATGCCGGAGATGGAGCGGGAAACACTGCTCTTCGAGCGTTCGCAGGAGATGCAGAAGTACCAGGAACGCAAGGTTTTGCGTGAGCGGGCGAAGAACATCcgtgcgcagcagcagcggaggCAGCAGAAGGACGGGTCTGCTCTGCGCTCCTCAGGACGGTCGACACGGACGACGGGGCACTCGGACCTGCGCGACTCCAAACTGTCCGAGCTGCGGAAGCAGCGGGCCAAGAAAAGCGGCAACTATGACTATAGCGCGGGAGAGGACGATTCCGACCACTCGGACGACTACGTGGACTCGGACAACGAGGACGACTACGACCCACATGATGGGCGCCAGCTATACCGGGAAGAGGCGGATGAGGTCAAGTGGGCGGAGGACGATCTGGACCGTGATGCCGAGCTGGACGACTTCAACAAGATAAAAGTCGGCCGCTCATTTGTCGCCAAGTTCTGCTTCTATCCTGAATTTAACCAGCGCGTTCAGGGCTGCTACGGCCGTGTTAACATTGGCGTTGACAAGCACACAGGCCAGGCTATGTACCGGATGGTAAAGATCGAGAAGGTGTTTTTGCAGAAGCCGTACAACATGGGGAAGTTCTTCACGAACCAGTATTTTGGTGTAACGCAAGGAAAGGACCGCAAGGTTTTCCAGATGAACTTCTTCAGCGATGGACCCATTTTGCAGCCTGAGTACGAGCGCTACCTGAACCAAATCGCAAAGCATGATATTAACAAGCCGTCTCTCTACACGCTTAATAACAAGGCGAAGGACCTGACCAATTTCGTCTCGCAGCCCATGACACCGAAGCTGACAGACCAGATTGTACGTAACCGGATGCAGTTCAACAAGAAGCTCACGGGCACGAACGCCGTGCTGGAAAAGACTGTGCTGAGGGATAAGCTTCAGTATGCTCGTGACACGAACAATGAGAAAGATATTGCCAAGTACTCTTCCCAGCTTAAGAACCTTGAGAAGCGCATGTCGTCTTACGAGAAACACCACGAGAACGACCAGACAGGCATTAGAAAGCTTGATGCGCTTACTTCCAAAAACCGCAAGGTCAATCTGGACAAAATTCGACACGTTGAGAATGTCAAGAAGGAGGATTCAGCTACTTTGAACGTCAAAACCGACCCATTTAGCAGACTGAAAACCCGCACCAAGATCTACTACCAAGAAATTCAACAAGAAGAGAATGAAAAAGCGCAAGAACTCGCTAAGCAGAAACAGCAACAGGATAAAGAAGAGAAACACGATAGGAAACAGCAGCTTTTGGCGAAGTTCAGGCGCCTGGGAGGGCTCGAAGATGCCCTAAGTAAACTAGATTTTAGAATTAAGCTAGATTCGTAG
- the TAD1 gene encoding tRNA-specific adenosine deaminase (Syntenic homolog of Saccharomyces cerevisiae YGL243W (TAD1)) — MDDDKLAEAICAQVIRQYGNFKPSSKPARRSNGSHEWTVLAGVVLVDRQTAECRLVSAATGVKALPDKELERSHGRMVHDSHAEILALRGFNAVLLQQAKLVTDGRSAECDLVEQAKTQDRFRLASRWQAALYISKAPCGDCSMDMADDDADEMTFSPDDPIQYVAEHNYTMLRGRFNYSRKGVARTKPGRADSQITLSKSCSDKLASKTVMSLLSSMTWELFEEPVFLDYLVLPHTIATAGFERCFAERLAGLEGTHMPRLLCCHTAFPGDRAAPQQPPALTASVYLNITAKKHVEQALLNGVRNGAYVRPPRALAAHAETIVSRAALWRVFMQLHQAPPLSYAAFKRQQHARNRLKRHVRHRLSPDGWPTTRVDDCIASLAAT, encoded by the coding sequence ATGGACGACGATAAGCTGGCGGAGGCTATCTGCGCACAGGTGATACGACAGTACGGCAACTTCAAACCGTCGAGTAAGCCTGCCCGTAGGTCCAATGGGTCGCATGAATGGACTGTATTAGCTGGAGTCGTCCTGGTGGATCGGCAGACAGCCGAATGTCGACTCGTATCCGCCGCCACTGGCGTCAAGGCACTACCAGATAAAGAACTGGAGCGTAGCCATGGGCGCATGGTCCATGATTCCCACGCAGAGATCCTGGCACTTCGCGGTTTTAACGCCGTGCTTCTTCAGCAAGCCAAGCTCGTAACCGATGGCCGCAGCGCGGAGTGCGACTTGGTCGAACAGGCGAAAACACAGGACCGATTCCGCCTCGCCAGCAGGTGGCAAGCAGCCCTATATATCTCCAAGGCTCCATGTGGCGACTGCAGCATGGATATGGCAGACGACGATGCCGATGAGATGACCTTCTCACCGGACGATCCGATCCAGTACGTCGCAGAGCACAACTATACAATGCTCAGGGGGCGTTTTAACTACAGTCGCAAGGGAGTCGCACGTACCAAGCCTGGCCGTGCGGACTCTCAGATCACGCTTTCCAAGTCATGCTCGGATAAGCTTGCCTCAAAAACGGTCATGTCGCTCCTGAGTAGCATGACCTGGGAGCTGTTCGAAGAGCCAGTCTTCCTGGACTATCTTGTCCTTCCGCACACAATTGCAACGGCAGGGTTCGAACGTTGTTTCGCAGAACGTCTAGCAGGCCTCGAGGGCACACACATGCCACGCCTTCTGTGCTGTCACACCGCATTCCCCGGCGACCGTGCTGCGCCTCAgcagccgcccgcgctAACGGCCTCGGTCTACCTCAACATCACCGCCAAGAAGCACGTGGAGCAGGCATTGCTCAACGGCGTGCGAAACGGTGCCTACGTGCGCCCGCCACGCGCACTCGCCGCCCACGCCGAGACCATCGTAAGCCGCGCCGCCCTCTGGCGGGTGTTCATGCAGCTACACCAGGCCCCTCCCCTCAGCTACGCCGCGTTCAAGCGCCAACAGCATGCAAGGAACAGGCTCAAGCGCCACGTACGGCACCGGCTGTCTCCGGACGGCTGGCCCACCACGCGAGTAGATGACTGCATTGCATCGCTTGCCGCTACGTAA
- the ANK1 gene encoding ankyrin repeat-containing protein ANK1 (Syntenic homolog of Saccharomyces cerevisiae YGL242C) → MSVDGASLGEQLLEAARRNNVELLEAVVRDAGPEIEDLINGSRDPLGNTCLHLCCTHGSWEALDMILDLDCAIEVDPQNTAGDTPLHAAARYAAEEPEHATFLASNLVQVGADPRVRNKAGLRPVELVHGSELEPLVDVLQGGELAYDTHGEAVNADEIEEIDDEPSD, encoded by the coding sequence ATGTCGGTTGACGGAGCGAGCCTCGGAGAGCAGTTACTTGAGGCGGCAAGGAGGAACAATGTAGAGCTGTTGGAGGCAGTGGTGCGGGACGCCGGGCCAGAGATTGAAGACCTGATCAACGGGTCGCGAGACCCTCTGGGAAACACATGCTTGCACCTGTGCTGTACGCATGGTTCGTGGGAAGCGCTGGACATGATTCTGGACCTCGACTGCGCGATCGAGGTGGACCCTCAAAACACAGCCGGGGACACGCCGCTGCATGCGGCGGCGAGATACGCGGCGGAGGAGCCGGAGCATGCAACGTTTCTGGCGAGCAACCTGGTGCAGGTGGGGGCGGACCCGCGGGTGCGCAACAAGGCAGGGCTGCGGCCAGTGGAGCTGGTGCACGGGAGCGAGCTGGAGCCGCTGGTGGACGTGCTGCAGGGTGGGGAGCTGGCCTACGACACGCACGGCGAGGCGGTCAACGCGGACGAGATCGAGGAGATAGACGATGAGCCGTCGGACTAG
- the KAP114 gene encoding karyopherin KAP114 (Syntenic homolog of Saccharomyces cerevisiae YGL241W (KAP114)), producing MKPAALSIKARYWKQSEKMDLRQLVLAAQSAGKIERESAEQSLLEACRADPAAVCVGLVKMATQENTELASRQFCLYTLRKLITMYWNAGFESYCGPPGVREDAKETVRDALLRMAVSRTQDSKIISASAYCVVQIAAVDFPDEWPGLLKSVYESITGERSLAALGLLHEIFDDVVSEEMFFQGGVGWQTIRIIFELLGDDGPVALKDAAMKLYHSCLLQLAAPQALEEADTRAAVGAHVHEALELFAQLLEHCRSLEPHADLLQFQAHTYENLVLIKTQLPKRFFPGALREALLDAVLRDLVLLGAYYEQHLAEGDEELLKAVAESAIHMVIFLSSVHECKLNTERMCMLLGSLARLSCLSAIQTEAWDVDYNSFISKETGLTSSYTPRDEIFQYLSDLGGHNYREFLRVLFEQLLQVESMAWRSQESLLFLLQSCQLNSEGPQFDEQTVAGLLEKSQRLLRSGDVHPLVRCRVAMTVPRLLEKYMDSLPNVKDLVREFVFLTFNTTVTSENQLLSASALIAFTYYSSFVDFGSVLGVQTAEELEKLVLSTIKNILDGIDEDTPGFLLEVLSGVTGCNKESRNRELKLSELQLVLNVATADPSNIQVVVEAQECLKNLLQYDPENYLQYAELCIPSFLEVLRADSSHGYAYTPLVSLSLELLVVFMRKKPVDSALPRSMVDYIFDPLSSMLLNAEDDELLQLSTEAFTALLASSLTDDLLGRIPVIITILEKLLSARTSHSAAINAGTLLIAVLTKFANQIQDIMPKILEAAAKRLVQIKNLHTAENLLFVFCYLTSIDARQTVDFLSSTIIDEGGRTALQAIVPRWLEAFEVLRGEHKIKENILSLSKLFFLEDPRIAGITVNGDLIPHDGDIIITRSMAKKMPDKYTQISAAEKIVKLFVAELAFQQNQPDPGRYPKDGSGPADPHDSEGDSADEDWEDVDDILDYEKLQEYADDSDIDDTGDSLLFTSNIEEDVTTLLTQFFKEAVARNASGFQEIYSRLTEQEKKSLSACMV from the coding sequence ATGAAACCAGCAGCACTTTCCATCAAGGCCAGGTATTGGAAGCAGTCAGAGAAGATGGATTTGCGACAATTGGTGTTGGCAGCACAGTCTGCTGGCAAGATAGAGCGAGAATCTGCAGAACAGTCGCTGTTGGAGGCGTGCAGGGCGGACCCGGCTGCGGTATGCGTTGGGCTGGTCAAGATGGCCACGCAGGAAAACACGGAGCTTGCCAGCAGGCAGTTTTGCCTGTACACTCTGCGCAAGCTGATCACGATGTACTGGAACGCGGGGTTTGAATCGTACTGCGGACCGCCGGGAGTGCGGGAGGACGCGAAGGAGACGGTGCGcgacgcgctgctgcggatGGCGGTGAGCAGGACACAAGATTCCAAGATCATCAGTGCGAGCGCATACTGCGTGGTGCAGATTGCGGCGGTTGACTTCCCAGACGAATGGCCGGGGCTGCTGAAGTCGGTGTATGAGTCGATCACAGGGGAGCGGTCGCTGGCCGCGCTGGGGCTGCTGCACGAGATCTTCGACGACGTGGTGTCGGAGGAGATGTTTTTCCAGGGCGGTGTGGGCTGGCAGACGATCCGGATCATCTTCGAGCTTCTGGGGGACGATGGCCCTGTGGCGCTCAAGGACGCGGCGATGAAGCTGTACCACTCGTGTCTGCTTCAGCTGGCGGCGCCACAGGCACTGGAGGAAGCCGACACACGGGCGGCAGTGGGCGCGCACGTGCACGAGGCGCTTGAGCTGTTTGCGCAGTTGTTGGAGCACTGCCGCAGCTTGGAGCCGCACGCCGACCTGTTACAGTTCCAGGCCCATACGTACGAGAATCTGGTGCTGATAAAGACACAGCTTCCAAAGCGGTTTTTCCCTGGCGCCTTGCGGGAAGCGCTACTAGACGCTGTTTTGCGGGATCTTGTCCTTCTCGGTGCGTACTACGAGCAGCATCTCGCCGAGGGggacgaggagctgctcAAGGCAGTTGCGGAGTCTGCAATACATATGGTCATTTTTCTGTCCTCTGTCCACGAGTGCAAGCTCAATACGGAGCGCATGTGCATGCTTTTGGGATCCCTGGCACGCCTCAGCTGCCTCAGCGCTATCCAGACAGAGGCGTGGGATGTCGACTACAACAGTTTTATTAGCAAGGAAACTGGTCTGACAAGCTCGTACACCCCTCGGGACGAGATCTTTCAATATCTCAGTGACCTGGGTGGGCATAACTACCGCGAATTCCTGCGCGTGCTCTTTGAGCAGCTTCTACAGGTGGAGTCAATGGCGTGGCGGAGTCAGGAGTCTTTGTTGTTTCTGCTCCAGAGCTGCCAGTTGAACAGTGAGGGTCCTCAGTTCGACGAGCAAACTGTTGCTGGCTTGCTGGAAAAATCGCAGAGGCTTCTGAGGTCTGGAGATGTCCACCCACTGGTGCGGTGCAGGGTCGCGATGACCGTCCCCAGACTACTAGAGAAATACATGGATTCCTTGCCGAACGTTAAAGATCTTGTTAGAGAATTTGTCTTCCTTACTTTTAACACTACTGTGACTTCTGAAAATCAACTACTAAGTGCTAGTGCACTCATCGCATTCACTTACTATTCCTCGTTTGTCGACTTCGGCTCAGTGCTGGGTGTGCAGACTGCAGAGGAACTAGAAAAATTGGTGTTGAGTACAATAAAGAACATTCTCGATGGCATCGATGAGGATACCCCGGGCTTCCTTTTAGAAGTCCTATCAGGTGTTACCGGCTGCAACAAGGAGAGTCGGAACAGGGAATTGAAGCTCTCTGAGCTACAACTTGTTCTGAATGTGGCTACTGCCGATCCATCAAATATCCAAGTGGTGGTAGAGGCACAGGAGTGTCTCAAGAACTTGCTGCAATATGACCCTGAAAACTACCTCCAATATGCCGAATTATGCATCCCGTCTTTCTTAGAGGTGCTAAGGGCCGACAGTTCGCACGGATACGCCTACACGCCACTTGTCTCGCTATCCCTAGAGCTACTGGTCGTTTTCATGAGGAAAAAGCCAGTTGACAGTGCTCTGCCGCGGTCAATGGTCGACTATATCTTTGATCCACTTTCTTCCATGCTGCTGAATgcggaggacgacgagctGCTTCAGCTTTCAACAGAGGCATTTACTGCTCTTCTTGCCAGTTCTCTAACTGATGACCTATTGGGGAGGATCCCGGTCATTATCACGATCCTGGAAAAGCTACTGTCTGCCAGAACGTCTCACTCCGCAGCTATCAACGCAGGTACTCTGCTAATTGCGGTTTTGACGAAATTTGCGAATCAGATCCAGGATATCATGCCCAAAATCCTTGAAGCCGCTGCAAAGCGCCTCGTGCAAATCAAGAATCTGCACACGGCAGAGAACTTACTCTTCGTATTTTGCTACCTGACTTCTATTGATGCGCGGCAGACAGTGGACTTTCTTTCATCAACGATCATCGATGAAGGCGGCCGTACCGCCCTCCAGGCTATCGTTCCGCGTTGGCTAGAAGCATTCGAGGTTCTCCGCGGAGAACATAAAATCAAAGAGAACATTTTATCCCTTTCCAAGCTTTTCTTCCTTGAGGATCCCCGTATAGCGGGCATCACGGTCAATGGGGATCTGATTCCCCACGATGGCGACATCATAATCACCCGCTCCATGGCCAAGAAAATGCCTGATAAGTACACGCAGATCTCCGCGGCCGAGAAGATAGTCAAGCTCTTTGTTGCAGAACTAGCCTTCCAGCAAAACCAGCCTGACCCTGGCCGTTACCCTAAAGACGGGTCTGGCCCTGCTGACCCACATGACTCCGAGGGAGACTCAGCTGATGAAGACTGGGAGGATGTCGATGACATCCTTGACTACGAAAAATTGCAGGAGTACGCGGATGATAGTGACATTGACGACACCGGTGACAGCCTTTTATTCACAAGTAACATCGAAGAGGATGTAACCACTCTGCTTACTCAATTCTTCAAGGAAGCGGTTGCCAGAAATGCCTCTGGCTTCCAGGAGATCTATAGCAGGCTCACTGAACAAGAGAAGAAGAGCCTATCTGCATGCATGGTATAG
- a CDS encoding AFR270Wp (NOHBY632; No homolog in Saccharomyces cerevisiae; Syntenic homolog of Kluyveromyces lactis KLLA0A00825g; 1-intron), translating into MNTVHSRARSLSSIQLLDSGTWISQKTSLRDTMKATVAPIQVESRYLSPDIVKGYLSPLSEDQRMGVLESRRAVQDIVDKYKEPTRSKDSKMRRFFSGLRQDKEQLQSGNLLVVVNIPAAVQKSELSLVSNWLRLVSTKTDSQEKRRFLDRIDNDKIQEVYARTIDKPLDRLEFLLNIEMPTQLGNIAETRDVLRAICEHTGVCLDILDNTLMNFVSDIPSLVVLDARSPDISLKVASGLPSNVAVRCRNANEIFSAIKILEHIAQPTLYPTVSHDGLPICIHTTGNPDTFLALNYTPEVEDEVVRLVTRGIKMPKIMLKIAIEDLALFCDTWQDSILPTFVIGVEVDCSCVRFASYFNSQAQEEYRTERNVLGTMFSPMEPEAPPSKLSWIKTLFRSSKEKRGGAGNEAAVDELTAASKEITDGISKFYSFLNYLHTAFNEQVN; encoded by the exons ATGAATACAGTTCATTCACGGGCACGGAGCCTGTCAAGCATCCAATTGCTGGACAGTGGGACATGGATATCGCAGAAGACGTCGTTAAGAGACACGATGA AGGCAACAGTGGCACCAATACAAGTAGAGTCAAGGTATCTCTCCCCGGACATTGTGAAGGGCTACCTATCGCCACTTAGCGAGGACCAACGCATGGGGGTACTCGAAAGCCGCCGAGCAGTGCAAGACATTGTAGATAAATACAAGGAGCCTACTAGATCTAAGGACTCAAAGATGCGGCGCTTCTTCAGCGGATTGAGACAGGACAAGGAGCAATTACAGTCGGGCAATTTACTGGTGGTGGTAAATATTCCCGCAGCGGTGCAGAAGTCCGAACTGTCGCTCGTATCTAACTGGTTGCGGCTGGTCTCCACCAAAACCGACAGTCAAGAGAAAAGACGCTTCCTAGATCGTATAGATAATGATAAGATCCAGGAAGTGTACGCACGGACTATTGATAAGCCGCTGGACCGGCTGGAGTTTCTATTAAACATCGAGATGCCAACACAGTTGGGGAACATTGCGGAGACACGGGATGTCCTGCGCGCCATTTGCGAGCACACGGGTGTGTGTCTGGATATACTTGATAATACCCTCATGAACTTTGTCTCGGACATTCCATCGCTCGTGGTGCTAGATGCACGTAGTCCTGACATTTCCTTGAAAGTGGCCAGCGGTTTGCCATCGAACGTCGCGGTGCGCTGCAGAAACGCAAATGAAATATTCTCTGCTATCAAGATACTTGAGCACATTGCACAGCCCACACTCTACCCCACTGTCTCACATGACGGTTTGCCGATCTGCATTCACACCACCGGCAACCCCGACACCTTTCTGGCACTAAATTACACTCCTGAGGTGGAAGATGAGGTGGTCCGGCTGGTAACCCGAGGCATCAAAATGCCCAAGATAATGCTAAAAATCGCCATTGAGGACTTAGCCCTGTTCTGTGACACATGGCAGGACAGCATTTTGCCTACTTTCGTTATCGGCGTGGAAGTGGACTGTAGTTGCGTGCGGTTCGCCAGCTATTTCAACAGCCAGGCTCAAGAGGAATACCGAACTGAGCGGAATGTGTTGGGCACTATGTTCTCGCCAATGGAACCCGAAGCCCCTCCTAGCAAACTCTCCTGGATCAAGACTCTTTTCCGTTCCTCTAAGGAAAAACGTGGCGGCGCAGGAAACGAAGCTGCTGTGGACGAGCTAACGGCCGCATCGAAGGAAATCACAGACGGTATCTCGAAATTCTACTCGTTTCTGAACTATTTGCATACTGCGTTCAACGAACAGGTCAACTAA
- the BNA6 gene encoding nicotinate-nucleotide diphosphorylase (carboxylating) (Syntenic homolog of Saccharomyces cerevisiae YFR047C (BNA6)): protein MPEFKNLLPANGAWKHDITNWLQEDVPAFDYGGYVVGSATKTATLLCKQKGVLAGVPFADEVFRQCNLECQWLFVEGDELDPSATGKIPVAKVTGEARNILLAERTALNILSRCSGIASASRNIIASARAAGYRGTVAGTRKTTPGLRRLEKYAMLVGGCDTHRYDLSSMVMLKDNHIWATGSITRAVQDARAACGFTIKIEVECQSEAEADEAIAAGADVIMLDNFTGTSLRATAQRLKERWAGKKNFLLECSGGLRIDNLSEYLCQDIDIYSTSSIHQGTPVVDFSLKIDH from the coding sequence ATGCCAGAATTCAAGAATTTGCTACCCGCAAACGGTGCGTGGAAGCACGACATTACCAATTGGCTGCAGGAAGACGTCCCTGCCTTTGACTATGGTGGCTACGTGGTTGGATCTGCCACCAAAACCGCTACTTTACTATGCAAACAGAAGGGCGTGCTTGCCGGCGTGCCTTTTGCGGACGAGGTCTTCCGGCAGTGCAACCTTGAGTGCCAATGGCTTTTTGTAGAGGGTGACGAGCTTGACCCCTCCGCTACGGGCAAGATCCCGGTCGCCAAGGTCACCGGTGAGGCAAGAAATATCCTACTAGCAGAGCGCACCGCGCTCAACATTCTCAGCCGCTGCTCTGGCATTGCCTCCGCGTCCCGTAACATCATTGCATCGGCGCGTGCCGCAGGCTACCGTGGGACCGTCGCCGGTACGCGCAAAACTACACCAGGCCTTCGTAGGCTGGAGAAGTACGCCATGCTTGTTGGTGGTTGCGACACCCACCGGTACGACCTGTCGTCCATGGTCATGCTGAAGGACAACCACATTTGGGCCACTGGCTCGATTACGCGCGCAGTCCAGGACGCCCGTGCCGCCTGCGGCTTCACAATCAAGATCGAGGTGGAGTGCCAGTCCGAGGCCGAGGCAGACGAGGCCATTGCTGCCGGGGCAGACGTCATCATGCTCGACAACTTTACCGGCACATCGCTCCGGGCAACTGCACAGCGCCTCAAGGAACGCTGGGCGGGCAAGAAAAACTTCCTTCTAGAGTGCAGCGGCGGCTTGCGCATAGACAATCTGTCGGAGTACCTATGCCAAGACATCGACATATATAGCACTAGTAGTATTCATCAGGGCACCCCCGTCGTCGATTTTTCTCTCAAGATCGACCACTGA
- the DOC1 gene encoding anaphase promoting complex subunit DOC1 (Syntenic homolog of Saccharomyces cerevisiae YGL240W (DOC1)): MNQSALRRIEQIVPRVNLAEPREKPLRDRPLVLDDSQPNAPDRHRYVTDLNVEYHEEDLSADLFLAKYTQGLHTLENQGYVDITSLAYWKPSSFKAGYPIENALDDNPATFWQSDGSQPHTIDVFFSKRVDIIQLAMYFSLFVDESYTSETLRIYAGHSPSDATYYKTLEVRNVNGWVKFTFEDNRPSDGLLKCQFLRIEVVTNHENGKDTHLRGIRMFGPGESLVNIADAAIFEGFHSIEFLSQSRIR; encoded by the coding sequence ATGAACCAGAGTGCCCTTCGCAGGATAGAGCAGATCGTGCCGCGCGTGAATCTTGCCGAGCCGCGGGAGAAGCCGCTCAGGGACCGCCCCCTCGTGCTCGACGACTCGCAGCCCAATGCGCCAGACAGGCATCGCTACGTCACAGACCTTAACGTCGAGTACCACGAGGAGGACCTCTCCGCCGACCTCTTTCTGGCCAAGTACACGCAGGGCTTGCACACACTCGAGAACCAGGGCTACGTCGATATCACCTCGCTCGCCTACTGGAAGCCCTCCTCCTTCAAGGCCGGCTACCCCATCGAAAACGCCCTCGATGATAACCCCGCCACCTTCTGGCAAAGCGACGGCTCCCAGCCACACACCATAGACGTCTTCTTCAGCAAGCGCGTTGACATCATCCAGCTTGCCATGTACTTCTCGCTCTTCGTCGATGAGTCCTACACCTCGGAGACGCTCCGCATCTACGCTGGCCACAGCCCCTCCGACGCAACCTACTACAAGACCCTAGAAGTCCGCAACGTCAATGGCTGGGTCAAGTTCACCTTCGAGGACAACCGACCCTCCGACGGCCTGCTCAAGTGCCAGTTTTTGCGCATCGAGGTCGTGACTAACCACGAGAACGGCAAAGACACCCACCTACGTGGCATCCGCATGTTTGGCCCAGGCGAGTCCTTGGTCAACATCGCCGACGCTGCCATATTCGAAGGGTTCCACAGCATTGAGTTCCTCTCCCAGTCCCGGATACGATGA